AAAGTGCCCAGCAGGAACCTGTTGACCTGGAACTGGCCATGAAATAGATTCTGGATAGGTACCTGAGGCTGCAGGCTTAGATCTGTGCTTTGGGTAATTAGCTCAGATTCAGAATTGTATTTCCAAGCAGGGATATTGCATTTTGCTTTCCCCAAAGATATCCTCCCCCCAACAATCATCACCTCACTCTGTGATCTTCCACTGTTTTCTCCATGCCTTCAGTGTGCAAGCCAATCCAGATATATTTGGTGTCTTTATCTTTGTTGTCTATAAATTCCTGTGGAATGATTAGAAGGATGTTACCTGACAGAAGAgctttcctgctgtgcccaggtcATGCTCCTGCCTCATGCAcagcttttatttccttttgaagAGCAAGGGCAGGGATGcagccatggcagagcagccccttCCATCAGCCCACACACACGACCAGCCTCCTCTCTTCCCAGAGCCAAGCAGTGGAAAGTCCCCAGcatttcctcttccctgtcAAAGCTACTCTGGCTTCCACACTTGGCACCTCTTGTGCTTCTCCTCTTCAGCTCTGCTCTAATGACATTCCCAAacccagctcctgggcagggagACTCAGATCCTTTCTCTGGTGGTGCTCTTGCTTGTCTATGTGTACTCCTGACATCCAGGCCATTTTCTCTTGGAGAAGTGTTTGGCTGAGGCCTGTCACTGCTGCAAGACTCACCATCTCCATTTCATCCTCAATGACAAGCAGCTGGGATTTCCTGGCCAGGCAGTTTTTCTGGCTgtcctcccagctcctggcctcCTCAGAGAAGAAGTAACATCTGCCCCTATGCAGCTGCCAGCCAGGGGGACACAGCTCACACGTTGTCCCTGTGGGTGGACAGGGGGAATATTTAGCTCCTGCAATGGATGGAATTCCTCCCTCTGTTTATGAACCATTGTCCGGAAAGTGTTCTCCAGGACAAGAGGAGGATATATGGCACTtctgacagcagctcctggcagatAGAAATGTAATGAAAATACTGGAAACTTTATATCAACAGAAGAGCAAGACTATCGTGATTAAAATGTTACTTTAGATTTTGTTACtactgctctgcaggagcaccACAAGTTCCCATAAACTGCAGGGTGTCAGAGAAATGGGAACAGAGACAACAGAACTGTGCACACCACACATCCTCTCTGCTGGAAAGGAGTAACATGCCTCACCCTGTCCATCTGCACACAGCTCCTCCATGAGCCGTTTCAGGAGTGCTGCTGAGACAGTCCTCTCTGAAGAAATGTCACTGCTGGTGCTGTTCAGACCATAGTGGGGCAAACTTCCTGATTTTCCTGCTATGCCCTTCAAAACTGGAACAGTCCAAagtcaaaaaaataaaaaaataagagaaagagGTCATGGTTAACAAGAAGGTTAAGGAAATGCAGTCTTGTACCCAGAGCTGGACTGTGAATGTGAGGATGTCTCTGTGTACATTGCCTGGTACAGACACAGTTAGGAGCAAACACAGTGAGTAAAGCTCAGTGAGCAAAGCCCTCCTGATGTTAATGGAATGGCCTGGCTTGAAAagactttaaagatcatttcATTCCaaaaccctcctgccatgggcagggacacctcccactgtcccagggtgctcagagccccatccagcctggccttggacacttccagggatccagggtcagccacagcttctctgaggattctgtgccagggcctcaccatcctcacaaggaacaatttcttcctcatatccaatctaaacctcctctctgtcagtgtgaagccattgccccttgtcctgtcactccaggcccctGTCAGGAGTCTCTCATTTCCTGTATTTGTGTACGAATTGACACCTTTCTAGTGTGCCACTAAGGGAATTTTTCTCTCAGCTCTTTCAGAGGTTTAACCATGTCTGCAGTGAAGGGGTGAAGCAGGAGGCAGGATCTACTCACACTGCTTGGCTTGTATGGCCACGActcccagcaggatgagcacGAGGACTGCCAGGACCAGTGCTACGTAGAACCAGGCTGagctcctgtgccagcagcctgcagggaggCAGAAGGAAGAGCAGCTTAAGGTCCTGGCACTCTTAAACTTAACACTGGGGAAACAACAGAGAAATCATCTGCCTAAAATCAGTCTGCTGTCAGGAGGATGCAGTGGCATTTAACTTATTAAAAATCTGCATCCATTTTGCACATGTGGAAGTGAAATCAAATGTTTGGTCACTTAGAGCAAGTGATTGTCAACCATTAAGAATTTGCCTTTTCTCCTTTGACTTATTTTTCTCAAGCATTGCCTCCTCTCACCtacccacacacacaccctgcagGACCTTGCAGAGCAGTTCAGGGAAAGTATCAAGGATGGGCTGTGGTGTCAGGGACAGGCTGTGGTGTCTGTCAGGGGCAGGCTGTGGTGTCAGGGACAGGCTGTGGTGTCTGTAAGGGGTGGGCTGAGGTGTCAGGGATGGGCTGAGGTGTCAGGGATGGCTAGGGTGTCAGGGATGAGCTGTGGGGTgttcttcctctctgttcccAAGCAGTGGGGTGTTCCTCCTCTCTGTTCCCAAGCGTTACTGTTCCTGTCCTGCAGTGCAAAGATAACTTCCCtaaatgcactgaaaaaaacctCCATACTGACACCCCCTGGCACAACACAGGAAAGTGCATCAAACCAAGCATCTCTCCAGCTGTTTGTCATTTGTGTGTGTCAGAGGAAAACcctcaggaagctgcagaaCCCGAGGAGATTTGGGGTTAAGGTGCCAGTGCCACAAGATAGATGTGCACTGTCATAACCTCTGTTTCCCTGACCTTGCCTGTGTGAGATGAGCAACTGCTCCATCCTCTGGCTGCCTGACCTATCTGGTATGATGTTCCCAGTACAGGGAGGGTGACAATCACCAGGCACTAATGGCACATAGAGACCTGGACATTACCCTGCTTTTTTTCAAAGCCAAATGCATCCCTGGGATTCTTCCCCCACGAAGGTTCTAAAAAAAacatttgtttggttttttaaaccaatttttctttgctttactTCATTTCCCATGTAGGGCACAAAGGctttttagaaattattttaaaaacatctctcagtattatttttaaaaggaaagtgAAAATCTGAGAagccaggaagaaaagcagcagatgaAATGACAGATCAGCCCTTCATTGAGAGAGTGTACATAAAGACTCTTGATAGCAGGTTTCACTGGTGGGCAATCGGAAAAACTCCATCTATAAATAGTAACCAAACAAAATTGCACAGTACCAGGAGCGGAagtctctgctctgctgctcccttgggGCTGGGGCTTCACATGCAGCTCAGCATAGGTGATGGTGTTTCCTGTAAGGAGAGGGCAGCGCTGACATTTGTGGCTGCGCCAATCACCAGGTGGAGGAACAATAAAGGCGGAGCCTGTGTGAAAAGGGGGGTGTGTTTCCAGGGCTGCTTGTtcagcattttccttttcctaggCAACGGCAGGCAAGATGATGATTTaccacttcctcctgctgtcaGGCAGGAAAAGCCTCCTCCATAAGCTTTGAACTGCTGGGTGCTgtgtggctggagcaggagtCAGACAAACAGCCTGAAGGATGGGAAGGAGCTGGATCTtgtccatggcaagcatcccaTCTGTTTCTAAGGCATCTCAGAAGGTCccacaggggctggaggggcacCAGACCCGCCACTGCTCTGTTGGGTAGAGAGGTGCCAAATGCAAACCAGCACTCagagaaatgctgctgcagcaagGCAATTCCTGGGGGCATT
This Agelaius phoeniceus isolate bAgePho1 chromosome 5, bAgePho1.hap1, whole genome shotgun sequence DNA region includes the following protein-coding sequences:
- the LOC129120032 gene encoding killer cell lectin-like receptor subfamily G member 1, translated to MAGDVTYAAVAMLPRERPRAPSGTPNPGNTITYAELHVKPQPQGSSRAETSAPGCWHRSSAWFYVALVLAVLVLILLGVVAIQAKQFLKGIAGKSGSLPHYGLNSTSSDISSERTVSAALLKRLMEELCADGQGTTCELCPPGWQLHRGRCYFFSEEARSWEDSQKNCLARKSQLLVIEDEMEMEFIDNKDKDTKYIWIGLHTEGMEKTVEDHRVRTALKSNEADKNCAVYRRKNLIQADNCQTLKEWICKKNATLLVL